The following is a genomic window from Nitrospira sp..
GGAGCCAGCGCCGCCTGCTCCAGCGCTATGCGCATGAAGCGTTCGTCCTGTGCGGAATCGATGGTCATCAATGCAGTGTTCCGTCTAGCCGCCGTTCGTCGAAGCTCGCGATCTCACACAGTAGAGCCGGTGAGATCGTGCGATGGGCGCGGTTACGATCGGCTGGCCAGATAGATGGGGCCGGTCGGAGCGGGGCGTCCTCCTGAAGGTTCAAGGCTGACGGCAAACTTTTTGGTTTTGGAGAATTCCGGCACTTGGCTGACGAGTAGATGCGCGGTGTCGCCGCTGTTCATATGGAAGGTTCCCACGCTGACGGGTTTGTCGTCGATCGCCCAGAGTTGGTAGGTGGTGCCGTTGGGGCATTCTGGAAGATTCATCGCATAGAGCCAGGCCTTCTTGGTCCGGACATCGTACACGAGCATGCCGGACGCTTGTGCGGCCATGTCTGAGCCATTGAGCGAGACGGTTTTCGCATTTGGAACGCGGAGCAGCGCGGCGAGCTCATCGTCCGATTCACGACTGGTCGGCACTCCCCCGCGCGCCGTGAATTGGAACTTCAAATCTTCGAGCTCCGCCTCGCGTTGAATGAGTTGACCCTTCAGTTCCGTTGAGTCGGTTGTGCGTTGCCGCAGCTCTTCTTTTACCTGGGCGATCTCGCGGTCCCGGTCTTCCAATTGCTGTTGCAACGCTGCCACTGTCTTTGCCTGGTCTTCCGAGGCGGCCTGGGATTGTTGAACGGCGGCAGTGCCGGTGGCATTTTTAGCAGAGGAGGTCCAGGCAACATAGCCGCCGATTGCGAGGATGGCGACCGCGGCGAATTTGCTGGCCCAGCCGAACGACCAGGATGGGACTGCGGACTCCGGAGGGAACAGATGGTTCATCCATTCTCCCGGCTCCAGGCTCGGTTTTGGCTCAATTTTTTCAGGCGTGTTTTCCGCAATAGCGGCCGGGGCGCGCGCCGCCATAATTTTCGCTTTCAGCGTGCGAGGCGGCGAAGACGGGCTCAATCCGAACGGCAGAATAGCGGCAACGGATTGAAACTCTTTCAGCGCCGTGTGGCAGGAGACGCACCCGGAGAGCAGATGGGCTTCAAGCGCCTGCCGCTCGGAGCGTTCGAGCGCGCCTGCGGCATAGAGCGGGACGGTTTCTTCGAGTTCTTCGTGGGTCATACGTGCTCACCCTGTTCCCAACAACGCCGGAGCGATTCCCGGAGCTTGGACATGCCCAGCTTAATTCTGGTCTTCACCGTGCCGAGCGGCTGGTTCAGCCGGGCGGCGATTTCTGCGTGCGACAATCCTTCGTAGTACGCCAGTTCCAGCGCCTGTTGTTGCGCCTGGGGTAGGGAGGCCATTGCGCCTCCCACCAAGGTTCTGATTTCTTGGTCGGCCTGCGCGTCGAATGGGCTGGGCCCTTGATCCTGCACCTGTGCGGCCGAGGCGCTGTCCAACGAATCGGTCGATTTCTGGGGGACACGCGCGGCTCGCGCGCGGAGCCGGTCGATGGCGCGGCTGCGTGTCAGCGTCACCAGCCATGCCACGGGAGTTCCCCGTCCAACATCATACCGTGAGACTTTGCGCCACACTTCCAGATATACGTCTTGCAACAACTCCGCCGCTTCATCGCTGTTTCCGAGAATCCTCAGCGCCATCGTGTAGATGAGGGTGCTGGATTGATCGTAGAGCTGGCTAAATGCCTGGTGATCTCCCTTGACCACCCGGGCCAGCAACTTCGGATCAATGTGTAAGGCGGCGTGTTGCGAGGAGGCGTCCATATTGGGTCAGCTGGCTAACGACATTCCGGCTTCAGTCTGAAACACGCCCCAACTATACCATTCTACGGATGGATCCGGCAAAAGGATGTGCATTGAACTGCGCGGGATTTCAGTCGAATGGGAGACGAACGATGCTGTTAGCCTTCCAGTTAGCCAGCCGTCATTCGAGCGAGGGCGGATTCGACTGCTGTACCGGACAGGAGGGGCCGGATATCGAGCCTGTTCGAGTGTGGGTGAAAGAGGCCCAGGGCTATCGGTCCAAGCCTGAGTGCCAGCAGCGGGAGTGGAGAGAGAGGATGCTTCTGGTCAGGCGATAGGGGCGAGGTATCGGAGGTCACGGCGTCGTTGAATGCCTGAACCGGGCTTGTGCCGATCTGTGTCATCGTGACGTACCGTGCGATCCGTCCAGCGATAAATCTCCCCAGCCGGGGATGTTGTAACGCCGGCCGAATCATCCGCCGGGCGATCCGGCGGCTGTTCTCCTGAAGGGTGCCGATCAGACCGTCAAGGATGCGAGCGACAGGGGCCCATGGCGGTGGAGGTGCCAGTTCGACGAGATCTGTGGCCTGCACGCGAGTTGAGCCGCGTACCACGGCGGTGACGATGCCGAGCACATCCGAGATCATAACCCGTTCCGGGGCGCCGGTGGTGGCATCGCCCTTGGTCAGGATGCATTCGTCGTGCTGCGCAACCAGCCTATGGCAGACCAATCCAAACGGTTTTCGGAAGACGATCAGATCTCCCAGCTGGAACGGATCGGGCGGCCCTAACTCCAGATAGTCGCCTTTGCACAACGCCGGATACATGCTCCAAGACGTCACGCGCAAGGTCATCAGATATTGCAGTGCTGGCCCCTGACAGCTTTTCGGGAG
Proteins encoded in this region:
- a CDS encoding hypothetical protein (Evidence 4 : Unknown function but conserved in other organisms; MaGe:77307799); this translates as MTHEELEETVPLYAAGALERSERQALEAHLLSGCVSCHTALKEFQSVAAILPFGLSPSSPPRTLKAKIMAARAPAAIAENTPEKIEPKPSLEPGEWMNHLFPPESAVPSWSFGWASKFAAVAILAIGGYVAWTSSAKNATGTAAVQQSQAASEDQAKTVAALQQQLEDRDREIAQVKEELRQRTTDSTELKGQLIQREAELEDLKFQFTARGGVPTSRESDDELAALLRVPNAKTVSLNGSDMAAQASGMLVYDVRTKKAWLYAMNLPECPNGTTYQLWAIDDKPVSVGTFHMNSGDTAHLLVSQVPEFSKTKKFAVSLEPSGGRPAPTGPIYLASRS
- a CDS encoding Putative RNA polymerase sigma factor, sigma-24 -like (Evidence 3 : Putative function from multiple computational evidences; MaGe:77307800) translates to MDASSQHAALHIDPKLLARVVKGDHQAFSQLYDQSSTLIYTMALRILGNSDEAAELLQDVYLEVWRKVSRYDVGRGTPVAWLVTLTRSRAIDRLRARAARVPQKSTDSLDSASAAQVQDQGPSPFDAQADQEIRTLVGGAMASLPQAQQQALELAYYEGLSHAEIAARLNQPLGTVKTRIKLGMSKLRESLRRCWEQGEHV
- a CDS encoding PeptidaseS24 domain-containing protein (MaGe:77307801), which produces MIVTLAPRGAAHFAATALPKSCQGPALQYLMTLRVTSWSMYPALCKGDYLELGPPDPFQLGDLIVFRKPFGLVCHRLVAQHDECILTKGDATTGAPERVMISDVLGIVTAVVRGSTRVQATDLVELAPPPPWAPVARILDGLIGTLQENSRRIARRMIRPALQHPRLGRFIAGRIARYVTMTQIGTSPVQAFNDAVTSDTSPLSPDQKHPLSPLPLLALRLGPIALGLFHPHSNRLDIRPLLSGTAVESALARMTAG